The nucleotide sequence TAGTGAAACATTATGCAAGGTCACAGCTTAAGCGCAAAGCATAATACATTCATTGATCAATAATCAACAATTGTTGAGGCCTAAAACCAAGGAATCTACCCAGGCATGTCATGCCTAGCCAGGGTGCCAGTCTCTTTCTCCAGTAGGAGAAACATGTCAtgcctagcctgggtaccagtttgtttctgctctcttgccaacCCTTTAAATGTAAATTCcataaggagttggcaagagagtagaaacagactggtacccaggctatgcCATGTCATGTTTCTCCTACTGGAgaagagactggtacccaggctatgcCATGTCATGTTTCTCCTACTGGAgaagagactggtacccaggctatgcCATGTCATGTTTCTCCTACTGGAGAagagactggcacccaggctatgcCATGTCATGTTTCTCCTACTGGAgaagagactggtacccaggctatgcCATGTCATGTTTCTCCTACTGGAgaagagactggtacccaggctatgcCATGTCATGCTTCTCCTACTGGAgaagagactggtacccaggctatgcCATGTCATGTTTCTCCTACTGGAGAagagactggcacccaggctatgcCATGTCATGTTTCTCCTACTGAAGAAGAGACTGGTCCCCAGGCTATGGCATGTTTATTCTTGCTGGAGAAAGCCTGGGTACCAGTTTATAGGTCATGTTTCTCCTACCTGGAGAAAGCAGATATGGACATGATTCCTAGCAGCATCTCCAGACTGTAGAAGCAGAGTAACACAGCATTAAGGATGAACTCCAGGCGCAGGACGAAGGTCTGCAGCATCAGGTAGTACACAGACAGCACTGTGCACGGCACCAGGACCAGCACACTCACTGACATGGCCAGAGAACGCTCTGTTAAGTTCCCCTTCCAACCTGGAACAAGTGTGGATGGAAAAGAATGTTAGCACATGATCATCAGGAAGGACATATAGCATAGTCCTACAGTAGGTGCCAAATAGAACGACCAGATGCCATTATGGCAATAAATATGACAAGTAATAAGCACACAATGTAGGCTACATAATGTGAATATTCTTGTTTCAATGAACACGTATTATCCTACACCATGTGATGATGCAGAGACATACCTCTAGCCCAGAATACAGCTTAACAAAACACAAACCATAAAATATTCGGAGGGACTCAAGGCCAAGGAAAACAAGTAGTAGCCCAACATCCAACGTGAGACTTGCTGGTGGGTATGGTAACAACAATCCTGTGTAAATTCAAAGGCACGTTTAGAAATCAGTCATTTTGCTTTTAGCCTTGACACTGGGTTTGCAAAAACATCAGGCAGTGAGTGATCGATTAAACATTACTTTATGTCCCATTGTGTGACTATTTGAGTAGAATACAAACCTTTGTAAACAAACATAAGAACCTCAGCAAGAAAGTAGGCAGCAAAATACCAGCTGTTGAGGTAGAACAGGACCTGCAGTGGTGTGGAAGACAACTGAGATGTGTCGTTAAGGTCATATCGAAGACTTTCAAATGGTAGCCCACTGGCAGATTATATAGCCAAGGGTCTATGATAGGAGTAGGCAGGGCAAACCCATTTTTGGTGATTTCTGGTAGCCTTTATCATCAAAATAAATCACAgcacatttttggactcacttcGCAGTTTCCCCAATGAGTAAGTCCAATACCATTGGAAATTCATGTTGAAAGTTCAATTTATATTCCTAAAACTTAAGTTGAAAATGATGCTGTTGCTGCTTCCTGTTGACAAAACATTTAGATCAATAGCTCAATGTAAAAACacagttaacacagtgtccaaatcAATAACCAACATGCAGAAACAGTTTGTAATATATTGAAAACCTAAACATAAAATGTACTGTCTACACATAAAACAATACTAATGTGAAACAATACTAATCATAttacttgtattttttttaaataagcacCTTAGAAACTGCACACGCACCAAAAACCCTGTTGTTTTAAAAATAAATCACTCACATCGATTTGGGGGGGGATAAAATCTGGTAAAAACCACGTAATTTTACTCACTGGCTAGACAACAACCTGCAGAAGACAGTCAGCTACATTTTGCAATGTTGCATTTTGATATGGGGGACACCAACAGAAAGAGAAACGCAACACTTGTCGGACCCTCCAATCGATTATCACGTTGAAATCAATAGTTTGAGAGGGGGGAGATGAGGTTGCACGTCCTGTTGAAACTAACACAGCTCAAAAACCACACGGACTCTGGGACTAATGTGTACATCACTGGTTACAGGACAATTTGTAGGAGACACCTAGCTACATTCtgaagtgttgcattttgattcaagtgggtCGACAACGCGGTAAGCGTAATGCAATCGTTTTTATTTTTTAGCACTTCCATCAATAtcacattgaaatgaattgaataaGGAGCAAACGTTTGCTGTGTATGCACTGTTTAAACAAACACTTTTCAAAGGCCACACGGAATCTGAGAAAAAATATTCACATCACTTGTAAAGAAGAGAATTCGTTGAAGA is from Oncorhynchus masou masou isolate Uvic2021 chromosome 32, UVic_Omas_1.1, whole genome shotgun sequence and encodes:
- the tmem216 gene encoding transmembrane protein 216, yielding MAVSGKHPILSSTPLQVLFYLNSWYFAAYFLAEVLMFVYKGLLLPYPPASLTLDVGLLLVFLGLESLRIFYGWKGNLTERSLAMSVSVLVLVPCTVLSVYYLMLQTFVLRLEFILNAVLLCFYSLEMLLGIMSISAFSRSKVY